The Acidobacteriota bacterium genome has a segment encoding these proteins:
- the rplJ gene encoding 50S ribosomal protein L10: MNRQEKQQEVAALHELFAEARNAYLVDFRGLTVTQATDLRRKVRALQSSYRVVKNTLAVRAAEGTPLAPMKEWFEGPTAVAIGRHDPVALAKVLKDFEKDNSVLKLKAGVVDGKPVEAADLEVIARIPSRETLLGQLAYMLAYPLRGMANVLTAPLAKFNAALQAFKEKK; the protein is encoded by the coding sequence ATGAATCGCCAGGAAAAGCAGCAGGAAGTCGCGGCGCTTCACGAGCTCTTCGCCGAGGCGCGCAACGCCTACCTTGTGGATTTTCGGGGCCTCACGGTGACGCAGGCGACGGATCTCCGGCGAAAGGTGAGGGCGTTGCAATCGTCCTATCGCGTGGTGAAGAACACGCTGGCCGTGCGCGCCGCGGAGGGCACGCCGCTGGCCCCCATGAAGGAATGGTTCGAGGGCCCCACGGCGGTGGCCATCGGTCGGCACGATCCCGTGGCGCTCGCAAAGGTTTTAAAGGATTTCGAAAAAGACAACTCCGTGCTTAAGCTCAAGGCGGGCGTGGTGGACGGAAAGCCCGTGGAAGCCGCCGACCTGGAAGTCATCGCCCGGATTCCGAGCCGCGAGACGCTCCTTGGGCAGCTGGCGTATATGCTGGCTTATCCGCTCCGGGGCATGGCGAACGTGCTGACGGCGCCGCTCGCGAAATTCAACGCGGCTTTGCAAGCCTTTAAAGAAAAAAAATAA
- the rplL gene encoding 50S ribosomal protein L7/L12, with amino-acid sequence MPELNTKQEELLKEIEGWTVLELANFVKAFEERFDVKAQAAVAVGGAAAAAPGAPGAAPAEEKTEFAVHLTAIGSNKVSVIKVVRQFTELGLKEAKDLVDKAPSVVREGANKEDAEKMKKAFEEAGATVELK; translated from the coding sequence ATGCCTGAACTGAACACAAAACAGGAAGAACTGCTCAAGGAAATCGAAGGCTGGACGGTTCTCGAGCTGGCCAACTTTGTCAAGGCGTTCGAGGAGCGCTTTGACGTCAAGGCGCAGGCGGCGGTTGCGGTCGGCGGTGCCGCGGCGGCGGCTCCCGGAGCCCCGGGTGCCGCGCCGGCGGAGGAGAAGACCGAGTTCGCGGTCCACCTTACCGCCATCGGCAGCAACAAGGTCAGCGTCATTAAAGTTGTGCGCCAGTTCACCGAGCTCGGCCTCAAGGAGGCCAAGGACCTGGTGGACAAAGCCCCGAGCGTTGTCAGGGAGGGAGCTAACAAGGAGGATGCGGAAAAAATGAAGAAGGCCTTTGAAGAAGCAGGCGCCACGGTTGAGCTTAAGTAG
- the nusG gene encoding transcription termination/antitermination protein NusG, which yields MALAWYIVHTYTGYEQRVKEMLEERAKIEDLQDRVAEVLIPVEDVVERKKGKTVTTSRRFFPGYILVHLNYEDMDEDESPEVKELKQHINARVWALVRNTPRVTGFVGAKGKPAPISDEEVERIKTQLKVASEEPPRPRFSFDEGDAVRIVDGPFADFAGTVEAVNGEKKTLKIMVTIFGRATPVEVDFLQAERV from the coding sequence GTGGCACTTGCCTGGTACATTGTACATACCTATACCGGCTACGAGCAGCGCGTGAAAGAGATGCTCGAGGAGCGCGCCAAGATCGAAGACCTGCAAGACCGGGTCGCGGAAGTGCTTATTCCGGTCGAAGACGTGGTCGAGCGCAAGAAAGGCAAGACCGTGACCACGTCGCGCAGGTTCTTTCCGGGCTATATCCTCGTGCACCTCAATTATGAAGACATGGACGAGGACGAGTCTCCTGAGGTTAAAGAGCTCAAGCAGCACATCAATGCGCGTGTTTGGGCGCTCGTGCGGAATACTCCTCGGGTCACGGGGTTTGTCGGGGCGAAGGGGAAGCCCGCCCCTATTTCCGACGAGGAGGTGGAGCGCATCAAGACGCAGCTCAAGGTGGCCAGTGAGGAGCCTCCCCGTCCGCGTTTCTCGTTCGACGAGGGCGACGCGGTTCGGATCGTGGACGGCCCCTTTGCGGACTTTGCGGGCACCGTCGAAGCGGTGAACGGGGAAAAGAAGACGCTTAAAATTATGGTGACAATTTTCGGCCGCGCGACTCCCGTCGAGGTCGATTTCCTGCAGGCCGAGAGAGTGTAG
- the rplA gene encoding 50S ribosomal protein L1, whose product MSKHGKRYREALKKVEKPAYPLAEAVRLLKEFPSVKFDETVEAAFRLNVDPKHADQMVRGSVVLPKGTGKKMRVAAVAAGEKIKEAEEAGADVVGGKELVEKIKGGWMEFDALVATPDMMGEVGKLGKFLGPRGLMPSPKTGTVTFNIKEAVQELKRGKVSYRVDKAGNVHVSTGKKSFPAEDIVANVQALFQAILHDRPAAIKGTYVKSFYLSSTMGPSVRIDMGDLGS is encoded by the coding sequence ATGAGCAAGCACGGAAAACGGTATCGAGAAGCCTTGAAGAAAGTGGAAAAGCCGGCCTATCCGCTCGCGGAAGCGGTGCGCCTGCTGAAGGAGTTTCCGTCCGTCAAGTTTGACGAGACGGTCGAGGCGGCGTTTCGCTTGAACGTGGACCCCAAGCACGCGGACCAGATGGTGCGGGGGAGCGTGGTGCTCCCGAAGGGCACGGGCAAGAAAATGCGCGTGGCCGCCGTGGCCGCCGGCGAGAAGATCAAAGAGGCCGAGGAGGCCGGGGCCGATGTGGTGGGCGGCAAAGAGCTGGTGGAAAAGATAAAGGGCGGCTGGATGGAATTCGACGCCCTGGTGGCCACCCCCGACATGATGGGGGAGGTCGGAAAGCTGGGGAAATTTTTGGGCCCCCGAGGGCTGATGCCCAGCCCCAAAACCGGGACGGTCACGTTCAACATCAAGGAAGCCGTCCAGGAGCTCAAGCGGGGCAAGGTCTCCTACCGGGTGGACAAGGCGGGCAACGTCCACGTCTCGACCGGAAAGAAATCGTTCCCGGCCGAGGACATAGTGGCAAACGTGCAGGCGCTTTTTCAGGCGATTCTGCACGACCGCCCCGCAGCCATCAAAGGCACCTATGTGAAGAGCTTTTACTTGAGCTCCACGATGGGCCCCAGCGTGCGCATTGACATGGGAGACTTGGGCTCTTGA
- the rplK gene encoding 50S ribosomal protein L11 has protein sequence MAKKILAQVKLQIEGGKATPAPPVGPALGQHGVNIMEFCKQFNARTQKDAGTIIPAVLTVYSDRSFTFITKTPPAAVLLKKAAQIAKGSGEPNREKVGQVTRKQVEEIAKLKLPDLNAESMEAAMRIIEGTARSMGLTVEP, from the coding sequence ATGGCCAAGAAAATATTGGCGCAGGTGAAACTGCAAATCGAAGGCGGCAAGGCCACGCCGGCGCCGCCGGTGGGGCCGGCCCTGGGCCAGCACGGCGTCAACATCATGGAGTTTTGCAAGCAGTTTAACGCGCGGACCCAGAAGGACGCCGGCACCATCATCCCTGCGGTGCTCACGGTGTATTCGGACCGCTCGTTCACCTTCATCACCAAAACGCCGCCGGCCGCGGTGCTTCTCAAGAAGGCAGCCCAGATTGCGAAAGGCTCGGGCGAGCCCAACCGCGAGAAGGTCGGGCAGGTGACGCGCAAACAGGTTGAAGAGATCGCGAAGCTCAAGCTTCCCGATCTCAACGCCGAAAGCATGGAGGCCGCCATGCGCATCATCGAAGGCACGGCGCGGAGCATGGGCCTCACCGTGGAGCCGTAG